The Arachis ipaensis cultivar K30076 chromosome B05, Araip1.1, whole genome shotgun sequence nucleotide sequence AGCTATTATAAcctaaaaacatataaaataataaaatatttggaATATTCTTCAATATACGTGGAACAATAGGGAAGTGGAACTAGACGTGTTACGCATGCTGCATGTCACGTGTCAAATGATGTGTATCCTGCCAGACATAAGAGAGGAGGGTGCTCCTCTTAAGAAGGAAATTCTTTTTCTAATTAGATGTAGTAACAGTTATCGTATTTAATACCGCATCTATTTTTATCATCATCTATTTTTGGTTTTGGTGTGGTTACCTTTGACTAATTCTAGGATAACTTTATCGACCGTAAGATAAATACTAATTTCTAGACAGGGCACATatatttgattggattctatgtaTTAGTCACGTTTATTATGAAACTTACATGGTCTTTAAagacataatgataatgattaGACTAAATTAAATGTTCGatttaaacaaaaatatattaattcgAGAAAAGAGGGAGAACAttatattactattattaataaatGGTACATTCACATGAATGATTACATGGCTGTGCTTGGTAGCTTGGTAACGCCATCACAACGCACAAGACACCAACTCTGAAACTGAAAGTGCGGTCTTACATATGAACTTATCTCGGCACAAATAATATGATATATGATACAATACACCTTGGAACAAAGCAAGCAACATGttccttttccttttcaattttttttttttggggaagAAGGGGGGGTGTGNNNNNNNNNNNNNNNNNNNNNNNNNNNNNNNNNNNNNNNNNNNNNNNNNNNNNNNNNNNNNNNNNNNNNNNNNNNNNNNNNTGATCTTACAAAGTGAAAGGTCTAGTGTCCATTAAGGTGCTTAAAGttataatgttatatatatacaCGGTATATATCAATCTTTTCTCTACAATCTCTATATATAATTCAAATCTCCAAAGTCATTCAATTAATGTTGATGAGCCAAATTCATGCAAGGGGTGGCATTTTGTAAGGTGTACGGGGAATCCACGATAATTATTTGTGCCTACTTTTTCAGTTACTGAAAAagccaaaaccaaaccaaaaatgAAATGATGAACAAGCATCAGAATCCATCATCATCGCTTCGGCttgtgttcttgttcttgttgcccTCTTAGCTGTGCCTCGTTTAGAAAAATCTTGGAATTCGGATTGCAGGGTTGCTAGcttcattttcaaatttgttGCATTATTTGGTGGATTTTTTTTGGGGGTCATTATGGCTGGTGGACAAAGACAAAAGAGGCTCAACAAGTCATGTATTCTCCTTATAGGTATGtacatttaattatttaattattataaatatcTCTCTAGTTTCTCATTTTCTAACTATTTATTGGAAATGATTGTTAACTTATTTTATAGATTGAGAACAGTGGTGTTTGTTATTAGTGAAGCTTGAATGAtgtttttgtttattatttttttttttaatttttaaaagcatCTTAACGATACGATTTCTCTAAAGAAGTGTCTGGGAATTTTGATTTTGAAGGAATGAAAAAAGGATTCCTTTTTACTCTTGAAACTCGTCCTTTCTAATTTTTCACAGAAATGTTcacttattaaaaaaatattactattAGAATATATAGTTGTCATTGTTATTTAAGAAGCATCTCTGTTTTAATGATTAATTGGTGTTGGGTATTGCAGCAATTGCAGGCATAGAGAGGTTTGCATATAAAGGGGTGGCATCAAATTTGGTTACATACCTAACTGATGTAGTGAAGCTAAGGAACTCATCTGCTGCGAAAATGGTTAATAGTTGGTGTGGCTTCACTTCCATAATGCCCTTGTTGGTGGCACCCATTGCTGATGCTTATTGGCACAAATATTCCACAATTATGGCCTCCTCTTTCCTCTATCTTATGGTGAGTCACCCTCCACAACTTCAATATCAACTACCTTTATATATGAATAAACCTTTAATTATGGTAGAACTCAAGTCCAGTTGTCTTGTTTTCATGTGAAATTAATAGTTGAGGACTATTAGATAACAATTTAGTCAAACATATAGAACATCGTGTTGACTCACACTTTGTTTATTATTAAATGAGATGTGAATCAAATTTAAGTGAAATCTATGTCCCATTTAATGATAGATAAAATACGAGTCAAGCAGCATATTCTTAACAGAGGACAATTTTTTTGGAGTTTAGATATGACATACTAATATAATATAGCAGCCATATTTGTAATAATATATTATTCTTATAAGTTCTATTATGGATTGTGTTGTAGGTTTGTTAGAGTCTGAGTCATAAATAATCTTCCTATTTGGGCATACATGAAATAATGCTCTCTATAAAAGTTTCAGATGGTATAAGAAAGTGTATCATGTTTTGCTACCTTTCAAAGTCAGATATAAAATCAACCAGAGTATCAACATAAATTTTTTTGGCAAAGAAGAACACTGACACTTTAATAATCCTGAATAACATGAAAAATTTTACTTGTAATCTAAGCAGGAAACGAATTTTCCATAACCCCTCATTTTTCAATACTTATATTAAATTTTTCAGGCATAGATCACCTATGTAAGCTAGCTGTTAATGTTGttgtgtttattattattatattggctatgtaatataattataaatctGCTAATTTTCGGTTATATGAAGCTACTTAAATATACTTATTattgttttccataactaatatgTCTGGGATTTCATATTCTTATGTATATaaccacaaaataaataaataaataaaataaaaacataagcATGTGTTATAGAACTGAAGTTATTGTCTTGTCCTGTTTAAGCAGTAAAACAACATGATAACATGATAGGATTGAAAAGATTAACTTTAGATTagggagagagaaaaagaaaagatatatcttttttcctctttaattattCAATGTAGCACTCAAGCACCACAATCTAAAAGGTGATCATTATTGAAAAAAAGACCCATCATTAAAATGACCTAAAGTTAAGAATTGTAAAGTTATAGCAACATGGTTCTCATGTCTTTACAATATAATACAATCATGTCTTATACAACATGATTCACCAAAAACAACAGTAAGACCATACTTTAATTTATTACATTCTTCTTATGCTTATGATTTTGTCTGTTGAACCACACCCTTCTTGTTTTGGTGAAAGAGCTTTCACATTAATAAGCACATGTACATTTCCCTATCTTGAGGTAGCACTTTGTGGCTGCTTTAATTACTTAGTTTGAACCAGTATATAACGGCGCATTTCGTTGACATAGATTGTTTTGGAATCTGAAGTAACATGCATGTCCTCGGAAATAGAAAGTACTAGAGTTTTTTATGTTGCTAAATGTGTACTAGTGTCTTTtcctttaatattattttattcaaaagcTCTATACGAAGGGCCAATTTGGTAGTTAATTTTTGGGATACACGTAGTATGGTTGTAACTTATTTTGTTCATAACCCAGTGAGAATTGAACTACAAAGATATAAAGTTTTGAACTATATAGATATAGATGTCAAACATAGAGTTTTTACATAAAGTTGCAGAGTGGAATTCAATATTTGCTTAATCATGAATCAACAACTAAATTTGTGTTTTCTTATTAGGGACTTACAGCATTAACATCAACAGCACTAGCAAGGTCATGGCACCACAGAAACAGAACAATGTCTTCTTCCttcctctctctgtctctctatTTGATTTCATTAGGCCAAGGCGGGTACAACCCGTCGCTGCAAGCCTTCGGAGCGGACCAACTGGACGAAGATGAAGAATTGCCTAGTAGCAAAGATGACAAAAGTTCCAAGAAGAAAACATTGTTCTTCCAATGGTGGTATTTTGGTGTTTGTAGTGGAAGCCTAATGGGTGTGACAGTTATGTCCTACATTCAAGACACATTTGGTTGGGTGATCGGGTTCGCAATCCCTGCAATTTCAATGGCTATGTCCATTTTGATTTTCTCATGTGGAAAccctatatatacatataaacatgaTGATTGTGATGATGAACATCAAGCTAAGAAGCCATTTAGGGACATGTTTCAAGCTATGAAAGAATCTGCATTAAAATGCTTCCATTGTGGAATTACCTTACCCAATGAAAAGTCTGAGGTTTTAGAACTGGAGTAAGTTCCACTTTCACATAATTAAGTTTTATTAGCATGATTAATGTTAATTTTACTCTATTGTCACGCTTTGGCACATTCTTATATTCTAAGATAAAAGAAATTAGAGAGAGTACATTACAAGTTAGAGAAATGTTTTTTGAACATCCAACTCCTTATGTACTATAAGAATACCCACTTTAATTTATCACTCTAGGATTTTGCAGTAATTTCcaccttttttttctttatttaaaaatGAGTAATGCTAGAGAACCAATACTATAGTAGCCAATTTCAGTCAACACTATAACAAGTTGTCAAACAAGTCTAGTATGAAAACCTGCTAAAAATGAGTTTTTGATGAGTTTAATTTCAGAtgtttttttaattgagtttcaGATGTTCtcattttttagaattttaggagttttttttttcttatgctGAATGTTGGCTGCAATGATAGTTGTGCAATGTTGGCTGTAATGTTAGTTCCCAAAATGTtctcataatttttttcttttacaccATTAGATTGAGTTGGGAGATAATGATATCCATTTTTCATGTACAAATTAAACAAATGAAATGAATGAAATACCAATATTATTATGAAACATCATATTCTGACAAAAGACACTATTCATTTCATAAATCAACTAAAAGAAGGGAAAATTATCATTATGATACTCGTGTTAATGTTAGTACTTACATGAGAACATTGTATTTACATGTTTCAGGCTTCAAGAGAAACCCCTTTGTGAAGAAAGCATGGAAAGCCTCAAGAATCTGAAAAAAGATTCTAAAACTAGGAAGCAGCTACTATCACATGGCAAGGTTGTTCTTAGGCTCTTACCAATTTGGACAATGCTTCTAATGTTTGCAGTGATCTTCCAACAACCAGCAACATTCTTCACAAAGCAAGGCATGACAATGAAGAGAAACATTGGACCAAATTTCAAGATCCCACCAGCAACACTCCAAAGTGCAATAACACTCTCCATAATCCTCTTGATGCCACTCTATGACCGAATCTTCATACCGATCACCCAGATCATCACGCGCCAGAACAAAGGCATAAACGTGATGCAACGGATGGGAATCGGTATGGTTCTCTCCATCATAGCAATGGTTCTCGCGGCGCTAGTCGAAATGAAACGGCTAGAAATCGGACGACGGATGAGAATCTCATCATCCGGGTCAAGAGAAGAGGAAACAACAGTACCATTAAGCATATTCTGGTTGCTTCCACAGTACATTCTTCTTGGAATCTCAGACATTTTCACTGTGGTTGGAATGCAAGAGTTCTTCTACAGTGAGGTTCCTACAACAATGAGGACAATGGGGATTGCACTCTACACAAGTGTGTTTGGTGTTGGTAGCTTTGTGAGTGCACTTTTGATTACACTTGTTGAGGTTTTCACAAGTTCAAGAGGGATACCAAGTTGGTTCTCTGATGACATGAACAATGAAGCAAGATTGGACAATTATTATTGGCTCTTGGCATGTTTGAGCTTTGTGAGTTTAGTGTTGTATTCATTATTGTGTAAATATTATCATAGTAGTAGTAGTTGTAGTGATTCTGATTGTGAAAATTGACATctatttactcttttttttttatatccgTTTTGGCATGTAAACTACTTTAACTGATGTTGAATAATAGTTTATGGTGTATTTTGATTATTAAATATTGGAGAATTATTCTACAATGCACAAAGAATGTAATGGTGCAAACTGCAAAGTGCAAAATGCACATTGGGATCTAATGATAAAGATTATAGGTCCATTGTTTCAACCTATATatactttaaaattttttgtcCTCAGACATGTTTTTCACTTCAGTTTGTTTTCCGTTTTACATTGTAGACAAGGAAATGAATAAGAATgagagtaaaaaaaaattaagagtaaGAATTTAATTTAGGGAAATTCTATGGTACTGACTATGGTATATTATGCTGTCTTTATGTGTCTTTTAGAAAGAGTGACGCGTGGTGTTTCGGTCAATCAGTCTTGTCCTTATGAGAGTAATTAGAAGGTTATTTAACTTTATTGTTTGTGttggtgttttttattttttggttataGCAAGGTCTAACCAGCCTATTAGAGAAAATCCAGAAACCTAGCCCCACCCGACCCGAATAAAAAACGCTCCACTAACCCAATCAAAGCGACTACACTCCAGTAACCCACTCAAACACATCTCATCATCTCCTGCTGCGCgtctgaaggttgtggtaggcttagagaaggggggttgaatctatgccttcctttttaagttgctgttatgaccctttttaaacaaaattactattctgattctgtttgaactcagcaggggaaatttatgagacaatttatttttgtctcatgaacaTCAGTAAACAGAACGTAGCAGAGAAgaaaaagctaacaccagcatgtatcctggttcggttgccttgtgctatgcaacctacatccagtctcctccacaacagtgGAAGAATTTttactatagttaacagtattacatacaccaatttcacaggattgacccaatcctttcacactcaagttctaacctaacttgacattggctatgctaatacctaattattcctcttagtgctaacccaactaagaaagggataccttacaggtacaagatacaagacacttaaccaacctaaagaaatcagaaaataactctaggcttttctctcaagtgtttctctcagcctttttccactcatggctttttcttcagctttctcacaatgccttttctcacaagaaattacagaaagataaacttagaaaagtacattacaatcagtaaaacatgaaggagaatGATTTTatcaacagcctctgtgctatgcgaaaaaccagattGGCAAGCCTCTAattcagttcttcatactggcggaatgcacctttgattaggttacactgtccagttagttgaacttcttcaaagagctctctcagaacaaaacctctattcactggttttctctccttactTTCTGAATGAGTagcaagcttcttttatctccttgcatattgctgggttcttcttccaaagttaacaccttgagccttgagcttcaccaacccacagattcactttttctccttaatccccagagtagaaactttgcttctgacttcctcatcttgaccgaaagtCATAAATCAGCAACCATAGAAATCTTcccatggtcaacttgatcttagcccttgaaaaccaacttggtccccaagtcatgtttaagaccgtggatacacagcagagaagaacagaaaccatcttttctttgtatcccatttcggatagagcagagagttgggaagaagagaagaagatctgatgcatgcaagaggaaatggattacctttaacctaagcttgat carries:
- the LOC107643958 gene encoding protein NRT1/ PTR FAMILY 5.8 yields the protein MAGGQRQKRLNKSCILLIAIAGIERFAYKGVASNLVTYLTDVVKLRNSSAAKMVNSWCGFTSIMPLLVAPIADAYWHKYSTIMASSFLYLMGLTALTSTALARSWHHRNRTMSSSFLSLSLYLISLGQGGYNPSLQAFGADQLDEDEELPSSKDDKSSKKKTLFFQWWYFGVCSGSLMGVTVMSYIQDTFGWVIGFAIPAISMAMSILIFSCGNPIYTYKHDDCDDEHQAKKPFRDMFQAMKESALKCFHCGITLPNEKSEVLELELQEKPLCEESMESLKNLKKDSKTRKQLLSHGKVVLRLLPIWTMLLMFAVIFQQPATFFTKQGMTMKRNIGPNFKIPPATLQSAITLSIILLMPLYDRIFIPITQIITRQNKGINVMQRMGIGMVLSIIAMVLAALVEMKRLEIGRRMRISSSGSREEETTVPLSIFWLLPQYILLGISDIFTVVGMQEFFYSEVPTTMRTMGIALYTSVFGVGSFVSALLITLVEVFTSSRGIPSWFSDDMNNEARLDNYYWLLACLSFVSLVLYSLLCKYYHSSSSCSDSDCEN